The Bdellovibrio sp. NC01 genome includes the window TGTTCGCGTTCTGTGCGTTGTTCGCCGCCATCATTGCCAGCAAAACGAGGACGTTCAGAACGCTCAGAGCGTTCAGGACGATCCGAAGAGAATGACGAAGATGAACGATCAGCTCTGTAACCGCCACGATCGTTATTACGGCTGCGGAAACCGCCGCCACGACCACCACGGAAACCACCGCGATCACGACCGCCACCATCACGATTGCTTGTGAAGCGGTTGTCGTTTGGATCACGAGGAAGCAATTCACGAGGAACGCGATCGCCCATGTAGTCCAAGAACTTATCGTTCTTAACGAACACGTTCGGGAAGTAAGACACGATAAAGCGTGCTAACAAATCTTCTTTTGAAAACTTAGAAAGATCTGTATCGCCAGCAGTGACAAGAACGCGGATCAAGTCGTTTGCTTGTTGAAGAGTCGCATTGTCCTCTTTCATTGTGCTAACTTTATCCAAAACGTCTTTGATTTTAAGACCAGCAACTTCATCACCTGAAGGTACAACACCTTTAGTAAGAGTCGCTTTAGTCGTTTGCATCACACGGCGAAGAAGATTCAATTGCTCTGGGTTTACCAAAGTGATTGCTGTACCGCTTTGACCGTTACGGCCTGTACGACCGATACGGTGAACGTAAGATTCAACATCCCAAGGCAAAGAGTGGTTGATAACGTGAGTAAGGTCTTTGATGTCCAAACCACGAGCGGCAACGTCCGTCGCCACAACCACTTTGATCTGACTTTGTTTGAATTTCTTCAGCGTCATTTCACGTTCTTGTTGAGACTTATCACCATGCAAAGAATCTGCTGGGAAACCACGTTGAGTTAGCATCTCTGCTAGCTCTGCAACTTCCATCTTAGTTTGACAGAAGATGATACCGTAGAATTCTGGAAGAGTTTGCAACAAACGGCAGATCACTTCCATTTTAGCTGAATTTTTAACTGTGTAATAAACTTGTTGGATTGTCGAAGCTGTCGAGCCAACTTTGTTAGCTTGAACAGTTTCTGGATTTTCCAAATATTTTTCAGACAAACGACGAACTTCAGAGCTCATAGTTGCAGAGAACAACCATGTACGGCAAGCCGCGCGTTCTGCTTGAGTATCGTCATCTGGATGAGTTGCAGAAAGAATGAAATCCAATGGCTCTTTAAAGCCCATAGAAAGCATTTCGTCTGCTTCGTCCAAAACAACTGTTTGAACGCTCTTAAGTTTGATCATTTTTTGTTCTAAGAAATCAACCAAACGACCTGGTGTTGCAACAACGATGTGTGCGCCACGTTTGATGCCGTCGATTTGTGTGCGATAGCTTGCGCCACCGTAAATCGTAACAACGCGAAGACCTTTTTTCTTACCAAGCAAAGTCAATTGCTCTGCAACTTGCAAAGCCAATTCACGTGTTGGGCTCAAAACTAGAGCTTGCGTGTCTTTTGTTGTTGTATCGATGTTTTCTACAAGAGGAATACCAAATGCAGCAGTTTTGCCAGTACCTGTAGAGGCAAGGCCGATAAAATCTTTAGCTCCTGATAAAAGAATCGGAAGCGCTTGTGTCTGAATGGGCGTTGGAGTCGAGAAGCCCATGTCTTTCATCGCATCCATAAGTGGTGCGCTAAGACCAAAGCTTTCGAAACTATCTACCGTAGTTAAAGGGGGTGTCATTGTGACCTTTCTGTGTGAGTCGGGAATGTACAGGATTACAATCGTAAAAGCTTGCTAATTTTAGGCGATGTAGCGCTCATGAACTTTGTTCATGCTCGTACATTCCCTATACAGCCACGGCTTCGTTCAACGGAATTGGTGAAAATACCCCAATCGACTGCGTTGTCGGGCTCTCTCCTCGCTCCGACGTGCCTCCAGCACGCCTGCGCTGCGGGGAGAACCCTCCGCCTTGCGCTTGTGGCATTTTGACCAATTCTCTTTTGCTTTTTTGTTTCTGGCTCGGCTTTCGCCGTCGCTGGTTTTGCTGGCTGAGCCCAACTCGCTTTGCTCGTTGTATGCTGCCGCTTTTTAGCTCTTTGGAAGTGGTTTTCGCATCTCTTTGTTTTGAGATCCTGTATCTATGTTGTGGGGGACTATACACTATTTTTTAGCTGAGCGGGGCTTTTATTTTCAATTTCTTTTGTTTGTGCTGCGGAGTCTATTTGGAACTCCTTTTTGTTTATGGGCTTTGTGTGGGTTTTTGGGCTCAGTTGAAGCATAGGGGACCGTCGAGTGTTTTGGTGCTCGATAATAGGGCATAATTTTATTCATTATTTTGTGCTCATTTTAATCCTTTCTACGTTATATAAGGAACCATGATTCACTTATCAAATATCTCGAAGCAGCAGGGTAATAAGATTCTTTATCGCAATGGTTCTTTTCAGATTAACGCTGGAGAGAAGATTGGCCTTGTCGGTCCTAATGGTGCCGGTAAAACGACTATTTTCCGTATTATCATGGGTGAAGAGGGTATCGACGGCGGTACGATTTCTAAGTCAGATCGTACGGTGATTGGTTATTTCTCGCAAAATATCGAAGATATGCGTGGGCGTTCAGCTCTTGAAGAAGTGAAATCAGCGGTCGGCAACATCGGCGAGATGCAGGCCAAAATGCAGGAGTGCGAAGCAAAACTTTGTGATCCTGATTTGGATGCGGATGAAATGACTCGCATTCTTGAAGTTTACGGTGAATTGCAAGCCGACTTCGAACGTCTTGGTGGTTACGATCTAGAGGCTCGCGCGGCAGAGATCTTAACAGGTCTTGGTATTGGCCCAGATGATTATCATCGTCCTACTGAAAGTTTCTCTGGTGGTTGGAAGATGCGTATCGCTCTTTCGAAAATTCTGGTTTTGAATCCTGAAGTTTTGCTGATGGACGAGCCGACGAATCACTTGGACGTCGAATCGATCGTATGGCTTGAAGAGTGGTTGGTGAACTTTAAAGGCGCCATCCTGATGACAAGCCATGATCGCGAGTTCATGAATCGTTTGGTTTCCAAAATTGTTGAGATCGCGAATAAATCAATCACGGTGTACGGCGGCAATTACGACTTCTATGAAAAAGAGCGTGATATCCGTAAAGAACAGTTGATCGCAGCAGCAAAACGTCAAGAAGACATGCTGGCGAAAGAAGAAGAATTCATCGCGCGCTTTGCGGCCCGTGCCTCGCATGCAGCCCAAGTGCAATCGCGTGTTAAAAAATTAGAAAAAATTGATCGTATCGAAATTCCTGAAGAGGAAGCAGAAATCAAGTTTGAGTGGCCAGTGCCTCCGCGTGGTGGTGACGAGGTTGTGAAGTTTGAAGGGCTTTCGAAAATTTGGAAACGTGACGATGGCAAAGAGAAACTTGTGTTCTCTGGCGCCAATGCACTGGTAAAACGCCAAGACCGTGTTGCGGTCGTTGGGGTGAATGGTGCTGGTAAATCAACGTTATTAAAAATTATCGCGGGCGATGTGGAAGCGACAGAAGGTAAATGCACATTGGGTGCGTCGATCAATGTCGGTTACTTCTCGCAAAATTCTTTGGACGTTTTAGATCCAAAGATGACGATTCTTGATGAAGTGCATTCGCGTATGCCGAATGCGGGCTTGGGAACTGTGCGCAGTCTTTTGGGTGCGTTTAAATTCTCGGGCGAAGAAGCAGATAAAAAAATCAGCGTTCTTTCGGGTGGTGAAAAATCACGTGTGGTTCTTGCGACGATCTTAGCGCAACCTGTGAATCTTTTGATTCTGGATGAGCCGACGAATCACTTGGATATCAAATCGCGCGAAATCTTGCTTGATGCAATTAAAGAGTTCCCTGGAACTGTGCTTATCGTATCGCATGACCGTCACTTCCTTAAAGCCGTGACGACTCGTGTGTTTGAAGTCGATAAAAATCAACTTCGTATCTACGAAGGCGACTACGATTACTACACTCATAAAAAACAACAAGAGGCGAAAGCTTAATGTCTGACCAAATGGACTTGCGAAGCTTCAAAATTCCTCTGGGCAAGTTAGCTCCGCTGGAGAAGTTTCGTACCCGCCAAGGCGATACCCTGACGTATCGCTTTTATCCTGCTTGGTGTGAAGACCTGGTGATTCTTTATCACGGGGCGGGCAGTGATAGCCGTTACATGTGTGTATTGGCCGATGCCATTGCGAAATCAGGTGTCGCGAATGTGGTGACTCCGGATTTACGTGGGCATGGCGGCAGTCTGAATCTAAACACTGATACTATTTCTCAGTCACAACTTGAAATCGATATGGAAGAGCTTTTGATTCACATCAAAATGCAGCGTTCGATTTCGCGTTTAACCTTGGCCGGGCACTCGATGGGTGGGGGCTTTACGTTAAGAATCGCCACTTCCGCATTGGGTAAACAGTTTTATAAATTCGTGGCCTTGGCGCCGCATTTGCCGGATCACTTGCAGACCAATCAACCAGGCTATGGCGGGTGGATCACAGCGGGTGAAAACGGCAGTTTCAATGTGAACTTCCCCGAAGCAATGCGTACCGGAAATGAACGTTTGCATTACAGTGCTCAGTACCTCAAGGCGGTTCATGCACCGGATGATGTGATGGAAAAGATCAAAGCTCTTCATCCGAATCTTTACGTTGTGACTGGTGGTAAAGACGAAGTGATCAACGCAGAAAAGCAAAAAGAATTGTTTGCTCACACCGATGTGAAGTTTCTGCTGCTCGAATCCTTAAACCATATTTCGATCGTCTCAAAAGTGGACGGTTATCTTTCAGTTTTTTAGGTTTTGAATTCTAATTGCCCTCAAGTGGCCCAAAGTCCTGCCGATAAGTTCTACGAATATAACCAAATTCTTGAACGTAGGCGGGGTTATGAATTCGGAAATGGGAGAGTTTGCTCTCCGACAGATTATTTCGTCCTTGGTAGTTGTAGGGCCCTTGTTGCTGATAATTGCGGGTTTCAACTACGTCTTCAATCAAAGCAAAAAAGCAGTCATGATCTATTTGGTCGCAGGAGTCATAGCCACCACCATCGGGGCTGTGAATCTGTACCGACAGTTCAATGCGCGCAGTGAAGAATCTCCGCGCATTGCACCTGCGGTGACGAATCAAGTAGGCGAACAGTCTTAGTTGGTTTTGATCTCAGTCCAAATATCTTCCCACAGTTTGTTTTTCTCGGCCAAGTCGTGAAGCGAATGGAACTTCTTAAGATCTGCAGGGATCAGCTTTTGATTAACCTTCAAAACGGGTCCCGCGTGAATGTTCTGAATCTTGTTTTGTTCGACTTCGGGGCTTAGTAAAAAGTTAATCAGCTTGTGGGCTGCTTCCGTGTGC containing:
- a CDS encoding ABC-F family ATP-binding cassette domain-containing protein, which encodes MIHLSNISKQQGNKILYRNGSFQINAGEKIGLVGPNGAGKTTIFRIIMGEEGIDGGTISKSDRTVIGYFSQNIEDMRGRSALEEVKSAVGNIGEMQAKMQECEAKLCDPDLDADEMTRILEVYGELQADFERLGGYDLEARAAEILTGLGIGPDDYHRPTESFSGGWKMRIALSKILVLNPEVLLMDEPTNHLDVESIVWLEEWLVNFKGAILMTSHDREFMNRLVSKIVEIANKSITVYGGNYDFYEKERDIRKEQLIAAAKRQEDMLAKEEEFIARFAARASHAAQVQSRVKKLEKIDRIEIPEEEAEIKFEWPVPPRGGDEVVKFEGLSKIWKRDDGKEKLVFSGANALVKRQDRVAVVGVNGAGKSTLLKIIAGDVEATEGKCTLGASINVGYFSQNSLDVLDPKMTILDEVHSRMPNAGLGTVRSLLGAFKFSGEEADKKISVLSGGEKSRVVLATILAQPVNLLILDEPTNHLDIKSREILLDAIKEFPGTVLIVSHDRHFLKAVTTRVFEVDKNQLRIYEGDYDYYTHKKQQEAKA
- a CDS encoding alpha/beta hydrolase; this translates as MSDQMDLRSFKIPLGKLAPLEKFRTRQGDTLTYRFYPAWCEDLVILYHGAGSDSRYMCVLADAIAKSGVANVVTPDLRGHGGSLNLNTDTISQSQLEIDMEELLIHIKMQRSISRLTLAGHSMGGGFTLRIATSALGKQFYKFVALAPHLPDHLQTNQPGYGGWITAGENGSFNVNFPEAMRTGNERLHYSAQYLKAVHAPDDVMEKIKALHPNLYVVTGGKDEVINAEKQKELFAHTDVKFLLLESLNHISIVSKVDGYLSVF
- a CDS encoding DEAD/DEAH box helicase, with the translated sequence MTPPLTTVDSFESFGLSAPLMDAMKDMGFSTPTPIQTQALPILLSGAKDFIGLASTGTGKTAAFGIPLVENIDTTTKDTQALVLSPTRELALQVAEQLTLLGKKKGLRVVTIYGGASYRTQIDGIKRGAHIVVATPGRLVDFLEQKMIKLKSVQTVVLDEADEMLSMGFKEPLDFILSATHPDDDTQAERAACRTWLFSATMSSEVRRLSEKYLENPETVQANKVGSTASTIQQVYYTVKNSAKMEVICRLLQTLPEFYGIIFCQTKMEVAELAEMLTQRGFPADSLHGDKSQQEREMTLKKFKQSQIKVVVATDVAARGLDIKDLTHVINHSLPWDVESYVHRIGRTGRNGQSGTAITLVNPEQLNLLRRVMQTTKATLTKGVVPSGDEVAGLKIKDVLDKVSTMKEDNATLQQANDLIRVLVTAGDTDLSKFSKEDLLARFIVSYFPNVFVKNDKFLDYMGDRVPRELLPRDPNDNRFTSNRDGGGRDRGGFRGGRGGGFRSRNNDRGGYRADRSSSSFSSDRPERSERSERPRFAGNDGGEQRTEREQRGNFNEGSAPRGFRRRDSGGYSPERSSSSSEGRSERKDRGGDHPGIKRSRSGGSSERSSARRFRD